A region of Methanomicrobium sp. W14 DNA encodes the following proteins:
- the infB gene encoding translation initiation factor IF-2, which translates to MAKKKNKDSSQDSGKKSIRTPIVCVLGHVDHGKTSLLDKIRGSSVVNKEEGAITQHIGATVVPLEAIEEMSGTKGKMNFDVPGLLFIDTPGHHAFTTLRSRGGALADMAILVVDINEGFQPQTIEALHILRNYKTPFVVAATKIDRIHGWRKTPDAPFMKCYMQQNERVKNELETKTYELVGKLSEEGFNCERYDRISDFQKNIAIVPVSGITGEGLPDLLMVMIGLAQRYMTENLKLTVEGPGVGTVLEVKEERGLGTTLDVILFDGTLGVGDEILVGGNDEVISTKVRSLLKPRPMQEILTEDRFERVKSVSAASGIKVAAPGLDGVVAGSPLMVIKGDISEIEEKILHEMQDIQVKLSEEGIFIKADTIGALEALSKELEQHNIPIMRAEVGPVSRHDVIEIATVKNPLMSVLLAFNTAKLPDASEILMEKNMDKVMIFESGVIYHLIDDYLEWEEKTRHEMEKQSFEKLVMPAKFTLLPDCVFRQNNPAVVGIRVLGGKLQTGVKLIHPDGRKVGNIKQIKQGQDNIQEACEGDEVAISIEGPTVGRQINVGDTLYVDIPENHVKILETEMYSHLDDSMKEVLGEFTRMKRKDEPFWGK; encoded by the coding sequence ATGGCTAAAAAGAAAAACAAGGACTCCAGCCAGGATTCAGGCAAGAAATCCATCAGAACACCTATTGTTTGCGTTCTCGGCCATGTTGACCACGGCAAGACATCTCTTCTGGACAAAATACGCGGCTCTTCCGTCGTAAACAAAGAAGAGGGGGCGATTACACAGCATATAGGTGCAACTGTGGTTCCCCTCGAGGCGATAGAGGAGATGAGCGGGACAAAGGGAAAAATGAATTTTGATGTCCCCGGTCTTCTGTTCATAGACACTCCCGGCCACCATGCGTTCACGACGCTCAGGTCAAGAGGCGGAGCACTCGCCGACATGGCAATCCTTGTCGTAGACATAAACGAAGGTTTTCAGCCGCAGACAATCGAGGCCCTTCATATACTGAGGAACTATAAGACCCCGTTTGTCGTTGCCGCAACCAAGATAGACAGGATACACGGGTGGAGAAAGACCCCTGACGCACCTTTCATGAAATGCTACATGCAGCAGAACGAAAGGGTCAAAAACGAACTCGAGACAAAGACATATGAGCTTGTCGGAAAACTGTCTGAAGAGGGTTTTAACTGCGAAAGATATGACAGGATAAGCGATTTCCAGAAAAACATCGCGATAGTTCCGGTAAGCGGGATTACGGGAGAAGGTCTGCCCGACCTTTTAATGGTAATGATAGGTCTTGCACAGCGCTATATGACCGAAAACCTGAAACTTACAGTCGAAGGCCCCGGAGTAGGGACAGTTCTGGAAGTAAAAGAGGAGCGCGGACTTGGGACGACTCTGGACGTAATACTCTTTGACGGGACTCTCGGGGTCGGCGACGAAATACTCGTCGGCGGAAATGACGAGGTAATATCCACAAAGGTGAGGTCACTTCTAAAGCCCAGGCCTATGCAGGAAATTCTTACCGAAGACAGGTTCGAAAGAGTAAAGTCAGTGAGCGCCGCAAGCGGAATCAAGGTTGCAGCACCGGGCCTTGACGGTGTCGTAGCAGGTTCTCCCCTTATGGTAATCAAAGGCGACATAAGCGAAATTGAGGAAAAAATTCTTCATGAAATGCAGGACATACAGGTCAAACTCTCGGAGGAGGGCATATTCATAAAGGCCGACACCATAGGCGCCCTTGAAGCCCTTTCAAAAGAGCTTGAGCAGCACAATATTCCTATTATGCGGGCAGAAGTAGGCCCTGTATCAAGGCATGACGTAATAGAGATTGCAACCGTCAAAAATCCCCTGATGTCGGTTCTCCTTGCATTCAACACCGCAAAACTTCCTGACGCATCCGAAATTCTGATGGAGAAGAACATGGACAAAGTGATGATCTTCGAGTCGGGAGTCATATATCACCTGATAGACGACTACCTCGAATGGGAGGAGAAGACCAGGCACGAGATGGAAAAACAGAGCTTTGAAAAGCTTGTCATGCCAGCCAAATTCACACTCCTTCCGGACTGCGTGTTCAGGCAGAACAACCCTGCCGTCGTAGGAATAAGGGTTCTTGGAGGAAAACTTCAGACCGGGGTGAAACTGATACACCCTGACGGCAGAAAGGTTGGAAACATCAAACAGATTAAGCAGGGCCAGGACAACATCCAGGAAGCGTGTGAAGGTGATGAGGTCGCGATATCAATAGAAGGGCCTACCGTCGGCCGCCAGATAAATGTCGGCGACACACTCTATGTGGACATCCCCGAAAACCATGTGAAAATCCTTGAAACCGAGATGTATTCCCATTTGGACGACAGCATGAAGGAGGTTCTTGGAGAGTTCACCCGCATGAAACGCAAAGACGAACCCTTCTGGGGAAAGTAG